A segment of the Globicephala melas chromosome 18, mGloMel1.2, whole genome shotgun sequence genome:
TTGTGGCAGTGTTGAATATGGGGCAATTTTTTTAAGgctttattataaagaaatgTCTAGTGAAACATGGCATGAGTAATATACGTACAGAATTGGAAATCTAGAGTGGAGTAAATTAATTCTGTTCTTACTCTTACTTGAATGACATAAAATATTCCTCTGgggcttgttttttaaattcattttaaatactgATTTTTCTTAAGTGTGTGAAATAAATTTGAATCTGTCCTCCATTCCATTCTTTTGTAAGTTAACTCACTGGCTGCATAATGTCTCTGGTTACTGTAATCTTCTCAAGTATAACATACCTTTTCTCAAGAGAAGCAGATAGTTCCTTGAGCCTGAAATGTAATACAAATTTTTATGTGGATTTTCTATAAAGGGTGCTATCCTCAATAATATCTCTAGAATAAGTGCATTATTGGAGTTTGTAGCATTGTTCCCTCAATGAAAGCTTCAGGCAGTTGTGCCCAAGTGTATCACAGTGTGCACAGTTCTTTAGGAGTAAGGGGACTCTGTAACCCTGTCTAGAACTGTTGTCCCATGAAATTAGTATTATCACTTGCTGTCACTCTTGTCCCACCTTGGAGGATAAATTATATAATCAAATTATTTAGGAGGCCAAGACAGTGAAGTCCAGAAATGCAGCTTTCTGATGGTCTCACTCAATCCAGGAAAACTGATTGATTGACAACATGGTCTTCAAACATTCTTTGATCTATAGAATTTCTCCTAACTGATTTTGATAAAAACTGAGAAGGAAACCCTTTGAGATGTAACCGGGAGTTGTAGGTATTCTGTTAGATTAAGAAGAGAGCTGCTTGCTTTAAAAGTCAATTTAGACCAAAAGGTTTTAAACTCATGAACTTAAGGTATTGGATAAGAAAATGATTTTAcactttatcattatttttctcctctccatGATACTGACCAGGTCATATATTATTTGTCACATATTATAGATGCAAAAAGTAAAGACAATAAATTCCTGCTTCTCAGACGTGGTACTTGAAATAGAACCCCAGGCCATTTATATTCATTGTGTagctttttaataatatttttagagaataataataataataataatgacaatagttagtatcttttaaaaatacttcctcTGTGCTTTACttacccattttttttaatacttacacTGTTGCAAGTGCTTCACTTGGATGATCTTGCTGTATCTTCTGATAACTTTAAGAGGATAGTACTGTTAGAATCCATAGTACACAGGTGAGGAAGCAgggggaggttaagtaacttgcccaagatgacATAGCAAAGTCAGAATTTAAACCTAGGTAGTACAACTCCAGGGCCCACTCGCTTATCTCCCAGGCTGTACTACATCTGCAGGAGAACATGGTATAGTTTGCAAActacttttaaaagaattttttaaacattaacaaAAAAATAGTTTAGTGATAATATGccactttctttaaaaacaactcCTTTCATATTTGTATACTGCAGATTTGGGGagcatttaaattattatatttttaggaaTCTGGGGTATTGGTGTTGCAACTCAGAAAGTTAACTTGAATCAGATCCCTCTTGGCCGAGATGTGCATAGTCTGGTGATGAGAAATGATGGAGCCCTATATCACAACAATGAGGAGAAAAATAGGCTGCCAGCAAACAGCCTTCCACAGGAGGGAGACGTGGTGGTGAGTTTTCTTGTGGAGTTGTTTTCCACTGTAAATTATTAAACTTGAACTGCTTTTAGTATTTCTACTTTTGCCTCTGAGTTTGTGGTTTGAATTCCAAAGCACCAGAATTGGATCTAATGAGGTAGTACATTTTCCAAAGAGAGCACTTGATGTCGATGCTGCTGCCTTACCTAACTGCCTTCTCCTTTCTAGAGCTGCCACTGGCCAGGAAAATAAGCGTGAACCCTTATTTCCATTTAAGGGAGAGCTGATGACAGGTTGGCTGCTGATCATTTCCTGCTTCTCTCACATAAAAGAAATCTTGGcccacaattttaaaagtttgctaacccttatattagaaaatattaggTATTTTTGCAGCTGGAGATCTCTTAGAGAAAAATTTGACATTTATTGCTTAATTTGTTATGAACTTCTGTTAAAGAAGTACAGCATTTTATCAGGAGCATTGGTCCTCGTTAAACATAACCTTACTAAACTTCCTTCACTTTCAGAACTCTTCAAAAAACGGACTCAATATTCTAAGGCTTGATTGTAGAAAACTTTTTTTGGAAAGCAGGGGATAGAAGGAGTTACATATTATTGACTTCTCTGATTTTATTCCCAACTAGATATATTTAAGTCTCTACCAAAGCCACCCTATTGAAAATGTAATCCAGAGATCCCTTTCTGCCTTTTTCCAGATACTTCCTCTCAAACAGTGTTGTCCAAGAACCTTATACACTGAGTTCAGGCCATTAGCTATTGACTGAGAACAGAGTTCTTGGGTCTCCTTATGCAGAGACTTCGGTTCCTGGCTCTCATACCAAGTTGAAAGGAATCTGTAAACAATTAGAGAGAGTTTCTAATAATAAGATAAAAAAGACAAGGTAAATCCAGGTTATTGAATTAAAGAAGTatacaatattttgaaaagagtGAAGGAAGATGtggaaatgatttttaattatggtcTGATCttttatgcaatttaaaaaatgtggggcttccctggtggcacagtggttgagagtccgcctgccgatgcaggggacacgggttcgtaccccggtccgggaagatcccacatgccgtggagcagctgggcccgtgagccatgactgctgagcctgagtgtctggagcctgtgctccgcatcgggagaggccacaacagtgagaggcccgcgtaccgcaaaaaaaaaaaaaaaaaaaaaagtgaagaagagTCTTCAAATAGGTAAATTATTGAAAGTATGTTTTTCCTAAATTAACTAAAGGAAACTAAAGgcataaaccatttttaaaatctgcttttccTTTCGAATAGTTGGTTCTGTGTTTGTAGGTCATTGCCAGATACCCATAATGTAGAACACCCTTATTCAAATGGTTATTTCGTGGAAGAGAATCTTGAAGTCAGGTTGGTGCCGTCAACCTGTTTatactaaaaaatgaaattcaaacatAAGATAGGTTAATCAGTaacaaatgtttttctttgttgataTACTGAACTTCTACTGTATGTTATTCTTGCCTTCCTGTCTCATTCCCTGAGGTGACTGATACCTCAAATTGACAGATTTAAGAATGTCATTTTTAGTCTGTCAGCATTATTAAATTAgactttgagggacttccctgatggcgcagtggttaagaatccgtctgccaatgcaggggacacgggttcgatccctggtcccggaagatccggcatgctgcagagcaaccgagcccgtgcaccacaactactgagcctgctctctagagcccgtgagccacaactgctgagctcacgtgctgcagctactgaagcctgtgcgcctagagcccatgctccacaacaagagaagccactgcagtgagaagcccacacactgcaacgaagagtagcccccgctcgccacaactagagaaagcccacacagaacaatgaagacccaatgcagccaaaaattaaaataaataaataaattagacttTGAGTTTTTATGCCCATTCTGATAAAAGGAGGACTCAAAAAGATGAAATATAAGCAGAATcctgaaaagtaaaatattatccTACTCTATTAACTTTATCTTCCTAGTTTAAACATTTGAGAACAAATTTCACTAAATTACTGACAatagcataggaaaagaggaatgaATTATAAGACAGGAAAAACATTCTCATGTGTAGAATTTCAGTCATATACCATTCTCTCAGGAGAATCAAGAAAAACAAGCTTTCAACATCTAACCAAATGATTGTATTTATACAGTAATAATAGTACCAACAGGGCCTACTACAGCACCAGAGAGGCATTCCTGAAACAGCTTatgcttattttttccttttatatatagtTTAGAAAAGTgcagattacattttaaaattgctgtTTTCAGTTTAATTTCAGAGAAGTTTCATAAACATTCtgtgtaacaataataataatagcaaacacttcTCTAGCATCTATTATGGGCCAGAATGGCTTTAAGTGCCTGGCAGGGATTAAATTGTTTAATCCTCTTAATGACCCTGTGAAATAGGTggtattattaccattttacagattagaagtTAAGTAATAACTTCTTATTTGGAGTGATCTCAGGCAGTCTAATTTCAGAGTCGCTTCACCAAACCTGcaaataattattgataaatcCTTAGAACACATCACATTTCTCGGTATCATTATGAGAGAGTCAAACCTAGTTTCTAGAGCATATAAAAGGACAgattaagggaattccctggcagtccagtggttaggactcagcacttccactgcaggggccatgggttcgatccctggtcggggaactaaaatccctcatgcatgtggcacagccaaaaaaaaaaaaaaaaggacagattaAGTTAGAAAATACTTGAACTTAAACTCTGCTGCTGGAGGGCAGGGGTTCTCACATCCTTCCTCGCTTCTCTCTCGGGTGCTGGGTATTGGTGCTGGAGGGAGGGGTTGAAAATTTGCTTGCTTGCAGTAGGTGATGCTGCCAGCAGGTGGGGAAGGGTGCCCAGACTACAGCCTGCTGATCTGAACTGCTAGATTCCCAGTAATCCTGTAAAGGGAGTAACACACTGCTTTTTATGGaatcatgttatttatttatttttgtaatcatgttttctaaatgaaaacaGACGACTTCATTAAAAAAGCTAATCCTAGCCATCACTTAGCTTTATTATTTAAGTACGTAAACTGAAGTGAAACAAAAGCagcatttatctttctgtttagtCTAACCCTGGCCTTGCTAAGATTTGAGAATCTTTTATAGCACTTAACACATTGACTCATCTGGGCCTTTGCTATCTTAACTGGAAAGTGAGGGAGTTAAGACTACATCATCTGTAAGATGTTTTTCTACCTTTAAAAGCTTGTAGGTTCATATAATTTATCCACAGTCAGAAATCCTTGAAGTGGTTGCTTCTTGGTCTGTGATGGTTTTTGAAAGGTCTCCACTGTCTATTCTTAATTCTTCAAAGTAAAGCTCTCTTTTTGTCATCAATTAGTAAATATTGTACAGAGTCTTAAAGAGAGTTTTATAAGTATAAAAGTTcttaaaagttttgaagttttgaATTGCGTGGCAATTAAGAATAAGTTTTCCGAAGCCATACTGCATGAggttaaatcccagctctgccacttcctaactGTGCAAACTCAGGTAAAttatttgacctctctgtgctttagctacctcatctgtaaaatggggataataaaaatacctatcttacgaggattaaatgagtaaatatgaagtgcctagaatagtgtttGGTACATAATACAGATTATTTGTTTTCcagcattaataataataattgttattaatTGTGATTTGTGTACCATTAATAATGtacaaagtaatatatttttattctattgtctttttaaagtcttttgagctgttgtttttctatttttcaacttGACACTAATTACCAATTATATGCAGTTGTAAATACCCACTTTACCTTGGTAATACACTTGACATATTTGAAGCCAAGGTAAAGAGATACAGaaatatatcatttctttttggaaATAAGTTGTATAAAGACAATTCATCACAATTGAAAGCAGTGACAGATAATAATCCCTAATGGTGAAAACTTCACTGTTTTCCCCCCTTGAGATCAAATTCTGTATATAAAGAGCAGTGTTTTCTATATGAGTTTAAAAGGTCTCTTTGTTTACAGTATATAGTACTTATATcatcttaatattcaaaatataaaatccagATTATCTGAATATAATACTAAGATTTAGTTTTACCTTTAATGTGGACTCTCGGGATTTTACCTTTTTCCCCCCACATAATCaccactaattttttttagcTCAGTTCAAGTGAATTCTACCTAATTGTAAACCTTAATACAAGCTGTTGTGACCTTTTGCttagttttttgtgtttccatgctcCCCAATCAGTGCTTTCTGGCTATTCAGGTTTTTATGGAACATGTATATTTTTAcccattttaatatttactttgctTCCTAGGGTATTACATATGACCATGTAGAATTAAATGTATATTTGAATGGAAAAAACATGCATTGTCCAGCATCAGGTATACGAGGGACAGTGTATCCAGTTGTTTATGGTAAGCTAAAATATTGCTAAACATTATTAGATATATGTTAACTTTTGCTTAGCATTTTCATTAACTTTATAACTGTCATTCGGAAGGCTGGACAAGTTAATAAGGACCTCTGTAGTGTACTCAGTAGGTTATCACAATCCCACTTGACAGGACCAAGGAAAGTTTTTATTccccatatatttaaaaagtaaacttgCTAAATACAATGATTATACTTAAATATGCAATAACCATATTCCCTTTTATATCATATAGTCTTAtattctagaaagttccaaaaagcttTATGGAATTTACAAAAAGATATTTCTGCCATTTGTTAGAGAGGGTTAGATGGCCAGGAAATGTAATTGTaaagaatattttggaaataggGATGGGAATTTCATGTAGATTGAGCATTGGTTACCTTTATAAAATTACCTAAATGTTAAAACTCTTCTGAGAGAAATATTGACTTAGAATGGTTTCATATTGATTGTTTTGCTTTTGATAGCCATGTATGTGTAAGTACTATAGTTTCTGTACAAGTGTATCCCTCCAAGAATTGGGTTACTTAGAGATGACTCTGTACCAGTTAGttactttaattttattacagaatatttcaaACATGTATAGAAGAGAATAGAATAATTAACTTTCATGTACCCATCACTCAACTTCAAACAATTATCAACTAGTAGCCAGTCACGTTTCATCCCCTCCCTGCAGTCCTCCTGTTCTTCATCTCCCCCTCCTTGTAGTATTTTGAGGCAAATGCCAGACATTATACCATTTTATTCTTAACTATTTTATTTGTATCTCTAAAAAATAAGGTGTCtctctttataaaaaatatacataagcaCTGTGCCTTTATCACtctattcttcattttttatgttaTCAACTTTAAATCAACAGGTATATGATTTTTCTGCCTGTGGTTTTAgttgctttaaaaacattttctcatttaattactTTAATCAATTAATCTAAGGATTTGAgccataataaaaacaaattgttAACTTTTTTGTAGTAACTTACTGGAAAAATAGCAGTGTTTGTTCGGAATGGCAGAAAAATATacagtaacaaataaaaatatttaataatttgatAATAACAGTCATAGCCTGTGCTTTATTTTAaggttttcatttatcttcttttttcctaaattattACTTTTCAGTGATTTTTGCCTTCTATATCTTTGCATGTCTTTGCATGTAAAGGTGTATTTTTAAGCTTGATATAGGTTAGTGTATTTGCAATATTGGGTAAGcctaaaagaaatgtatttactTAAATACATGGGAATGTagcttaatattcaaaatagtttagtctgagaaatgaaataaatatcagTAGAATGACTGAGTTATAAATGAATATAGCAAATGAGATTTTTATTCTAAACTGTTTCTTTGATTtggcattatttttaatgtaataaagttaaaggtaataaattatatatagtaatgtattttataaattgaaattGATAAATCAGTCCaattaaatcaaatattttagccagatactatcaaagataaaaataaaattcaaattccctTACCCTTTGTCTTCTATCCTATCCCTAATCCTAGATCCATCCAGTCATTCATTTTGTCAGTTCTTGCGTTCAACCTATGGAGAGACAACACtgcataacactaaagaaaagtGTTGTTACATCTCTGCACATTCCAGACTTTCATTGTAGTTCTTGAATTCCCTATTCATTCTCCATAGATTGACCTCCCCTTCCAGTTTATAGAGAAACAGACCATCAGTGGTAAACTCCAGCTTTCCTCCCCATCCTCCTGAAGCTTTTCTGGATCTACTCCAGTCTTGCCTTCTTCCCATCCCATCTTAGAGGAAGTGGTGCCCTTCATGTTCAGAAAACTCAGTCTCTGGTCTAGATTTCAAACTCCCCGACTCTGGgactttactgtcattatttcaTCTCTGTCTCATGTCATCAACCTCTCTCTTCAATGTCTGTTGAACATTCTGAATCATTCTCATTCCAAAATACCCTCCCTTAAACTCGTACCCTCACCAGTCCTCTGTTTACCCTTCTCTATATGGCTGCATTTCTTATAGAATAGCTTCCATCACTGTTTATATTGTATCGTTCACCTGTTCTTCAACCGGTGTTGGTGCCTTTACCCCCACTTAACTGAAGCCACCCTTGTTAAAATCACTAGTGATTCATGAATGTCAAATCCAGTACTTaactttttttctgcatttattattaagtataaaatactaATGTGTATTAAACATATATGTGCAGTTTAACAAGTAGCTATAAAGTGAACACCCATATCATCACTAtagtcaagataatgaacatattcatcacccctaagtttcctcctgccccctTTTAATGCTTTCTactcacctctccccacccaccccatgcAGCCactatctgctttctgtcactacagaTTATCTTGCATTTTTAGagtattatataaatagaatcatacaatttgtattctttttttgtctggcttcttttactcagcataattattttaagatttatccatgttgtagcatgtatcaacaattcattgatttttattaCCAAGTAGTATTGttcattgtgtggatatatcacagttgttttttcccttcacctgttaatggatatttagttgtttccagtttttggccatTACAAATAAaggtgctgtgaacattcatgtacaaggcTTTATGTGGATATATgcattcatttctcttgagtaaatgcTGGTAAAAATATGTAGAAGCTAAATAAGGCCTGTAGTCTAATGAACAGTGTTAGTATCAGTGTTAGTTTTCTGGTTTGGATATTGTACTGTAGTTGTGTAAGATGTTACCACTAGGGGAAGCTGAGTGAAGGGTACACAGgactttctgtattatttttgctaCTCTTTGTgaatctataatttttttaataaaatattttttaagaagtaaTTTATCTTAATGTGTAAAATTGAGAAGATACGGGTAGGTAAGGAAGGAAAAACTCACATTACCGATATTTACATCATCTAGAAATAATTATTAgtaatattttgatgtatttcctttcagtgttcttgatagattttattcttcattgtggttATTTTTACCCAATAGGATCATGTTTTGTAACCTGGATAGCAGATGCGTTTATTCTTCCTGCCTATTAATGTTATGGCATTATGAAAACAGTTtataatttatgtattcattcaaaTTAAGGTGTTtgcttctaatttattttcttttttttctatctctaGTTGATGACAGTGCAATTTTGGATTGCCAGTTCAGTGAATTTTATCATACTCCTCCACCTGGTTTTGAAAAGATATTATTTGAACAGCAGATCTTCTGaatgtatttgtttttgaaacttgtatttctgcactgttaAAAGTGTTTACCATTTAATAAAGCTTTACCTGACCTACAGATGACAATATATCCTTAAAAATATGCTCGTTAATGGTGTCTAAGGAACCAAAGTATACAATATACCATCCTGAAGTTGTGATTTAAAATACTTAGGTTTTGTGATAATGAAATCAGCATTTGGGGcagtttatttaattcttatttaaataaatatgactGTGGGTTTGATTAACAGTATTAAATGGAAATACGTATATAGATATTTAAAAGGGAAtcttaacataaaatatttgttttgataGAGATACAGAGTTGGGTGGAGGTTTCTGTCATTCTGAAGTGTAGACCTCATTAACTATTTTAAGTCTGCAGTCCAATAATTTTGTGTCTCAGTGTCTTTTTTATATAGAGTATAACAAAGTGACAAGTTTATGTTATTGGCAACTTCATTTTTGGCGATTTATTTACTATAAAATATAccacttttcttaaaatttaaattgcttattttgtttgtatgtcattgcttttgattttctttgtgaAAGGAGATAAGTGTTGTAGTAGCTGTCagagtattttgttgaagacCGTCATGCTGTGTTACTTCAATACCTGAGTAAGTATTGGTTGATTGGTGATGTAGCCTACACAGCAGACATTTAGAATAGTATCATGCTTTCAACTTAAGTGGAAATGAGATTATTCTTTTAAGGACTTTTATttaaatgtgcatttttctgtaaggaataataaaatattagtaattaaGGACTATTCAGTAGTATATTAAATACATGTTCTTCCTGTTTTGTTAATTATACAGTAATTCACTTCACCCTTGATTATTTCAGAAGTTTGGAGATAAGTGAATTCTCTCCACGACCCTGAGCCTTTGCCTAGTTTTCAGGAAGAATCCCTGACCTTTAGATAACACCCTACTAAGCTGAACAAATCACTTTCTATATCTGGTACAGTCTCCTTTCCAGATGGGCATGCAAAGGATGCATGCGTTTCACTCCTTTACCAACGTGGAGCAGTATGTTGTACTAGAAAAACAGGGCTTTAGAATTGAAGGAGATCTGAATTGTAGTTTTGCCACCTGATCCCATTATCTCTTCAGGcaagttcctcagtctttctgaGCTCAGGTTCCCCATTTATAAAAGGAATAATCATACCCTTGATGAGATTCTGTAACTAGTTAAATAATATTACATACGTAAAACACTTTTGTCATCGTAGGCAATTAACGAACGTagcttctttgttttctctgctcAGTGGTTTTCATAGTGTGGCCTTCAGACCGTCAGCCTCAGCCTCacttgagaacttgttagaaatggacactcaggccccacccccgacccactgaatcagaaactgctgGGGATAGcacccaggaatctgtgtttgaacaagcccttcaggtgattctgatccaTGCgaaagattgagaaccactgctcagGAGAGAATTCTTTGAGAATGATTGCCTACTCTAAATTTTCTAAGGATTTAAGACTTATTTTTGCCCCATAGACAAAAGAATCCtgcacaatatttatttattgttccaTTTGATAGACACAAACGTGACAATGTTTTGAAAACATAGATATACCTGAGTAACATCTATTTACATAAATCCCAAATTTACCTCTGTAGATATATAGAATTGAACTAACTTTATATTGTTTATGCATTTTTACCTGACTTTCTGGCCTAGTAGTTTTAATTCATAAAGAATATGCTTATTTTGGAACGAGAATTAATATGACTACTGTTTGCTCTCTTTATAATGTTATCTAcctcctatttatttttttaaaagccaaacttttttttttaatcatcatatTCTTTTCTCAAGACTATGTTTGATACCTCTAATCATACAGAATAGGTACAATACTAAAAATGGTACATGAGTTATGTCCATGGCAACAGTTTGATGAAGTCtagatgtgtttttaatttctaggTATCTAATTTCTCTTAGGAAAATTACCTATAACCTCAGTCTAATCTTGAGGAAAATCATCAGACAAATTCCAGTAGGGGGGCGTCCTACAAAATACTTGAGCAGTACTCCGAACTGTCAacgtcatcaaaaacaaggaaagtcagaGATACTGTCACATCCCGGGGAGCCTAAGGGAACACGACAAGTCAATGTAATGTGCGAAccaggaacagaaaaaggacattaggtaaaaactaaggaaatctgaataaaccatggactttagttaataataatgtatcaatatgttTACTAATTATAGCAGATGAACCAtaataatgtaagatgttaataacaggagAAACTGGGAGAGGGGATATATAGGAACTCTGTACTAttgtctcaatttttctgtaaatctaaaccattctaaaaaaataaagtctatttaagaAACTATGTTGAgctaggaaaaatttaaaaataaagcctttCTTGAAGCCAGTAGACCATTAGTATGATATATACCTATAGCCTAAGTATTCAATGATAGCTAATAAATATAGACATGGATGGGACATAAAACATTCTTGTATTTTAACACACAATTTGTTCCtggctgaagagactgtctactGTCTTGAT
Coding sequences within it:
- the SPRYD7 gene encoding SPRY domain-containing protein 7 isoform X1, translated to MAASVFCCLRCCRDGGTGHIPLKEMPAVQLDTQHMGTDVVIVKNGRRICGTGGCLASAPLHQNKSYFEFKIQSTGIWGIGVATQKVNLNQIPLGRDVHSLVMRNDGALYHNNEEKNRLPANSLPQEGDVVGITYDHVELNVYLNGKNMHCPASGIRGTVYPVVYVDDSAILDCQFSEFYHTPPPGFEKILFEQQIF
- the SPRYD7 gene encoding SPRY domain-containing protein 7 isoform X2, translating into MRSTLRTDVVIVKNGRRICGTGGCLASAPLHQNKSYFEFKIQSTGIWGIGVATQKVNLNQIPLGRDVHSLVMRNDGALYHNNEEKNRLPANSLPQEGDVVGITYDHVELNVYLNGKNMHCPASGIRGTVYPVVYVDDSAILDCQFSEFYHTPPPGFEKILFEQQIF